A single window of Drosophila suzukii chromosome 3, CBGP_Dsuzu_IsoJpt1.0, whole genome shotgun sequence DNA harbors:
- the RhoGAP68F gene encoding rho GTPase-activating protein 68F isoform X3, protein MVGDFVLADDPELEPEEDVNPLEDDFEDQLREQSENFQAPRNKCDFLGTDKQGRHIFGIYASRFPEKSQLEGFVREIIKEIEPFVENDYILVYFHQGLQEDNKPSTQFLWNSYKELDRKFRKNLKTLYVVHPTWFIRIIWNFFSPFISDKFRKKLVYISSLDELRQALGLNKLKLPDNICDLDDKLNPSRKPSTPPPSTSINASRQQQHKMATTHQFGVPLKFIVVNSPCLNSIPPIVRKCVDSLSITGVIDTEGIFRRSGNHSEIMALKERVNRGEDVDLKSVNVHVIAGLLKSFLRDLAEPLLTFELYEDVTRFLDWPKEERSRNVTQLIREKLPEENYELFKYIVEFLVRVMDCEDLNKMTSSNLAIVFGPNFLWSRSTSTSLEEIAPINAFVDFVLQNHKDIYLIDVNQRTVSVD, encoded by the exons ATGGTCGGCGATTTCGTCCTGGCCGATG ATCCAGAACTAGAGCCCGAAGAAGATGTAAATCCTTTGGAGGACGATTTTGAGGACCAACTCAGGGAACAGTCGGAGAACTTTCAGGCGCCCAGAAACAAATGCGATTTCCTGGGTACCGACAAACAGGGTCGTCATATCTTTGGCATTTATGCATCTCGCTTTCCCGAAAAGTCCCAGCTCGAGGGTTTCGTGCG TGAGATTATCAAAGAGATTGAACCATTTGTGGAGAACGACTATATACTGGTCTATTTCCACCAAGGCCTTCAAGAGGACAACAAACCATCCACTCAGTTCCTTTGGAACTCGTACAAGGAGCTTGATCGCAAGTTTCGCAAGAACCTGAAGACGCTGTATGTGGTGCATCCGACGTGGTTCATCCGGATCATCTGGAACTTCTTCAGCCCCTTCATCAGCGATAAGTTCCGCAAGAAGCTAGTCTACATCTCAAGCCTGGACGAGCTGCGCCAGGCGCTCGGCCTAAACAAGCTGAAGCTACCGGACAACATTTGCGATCTGGACGACAAACTGAACCCCAGCCGGAAGCCATCGACGCCGCCACCTAGCACCAGCATAAATGCATcccggcagcagcagcacaaaATGGCGACGACGCATCAATTCGGGGTGCCCCTGAAATTCATCGTGGTGAACAGTCCCTGCCTGAACTCCATTCCGCCTATTGTGCGCAAGTGCGTGGACTCGCTGTCCATTACGGGTGTGATCGATACGGAGGGCATATTCCGACGATCGGGTAACCACTCGGAGATCATGGCGCTTAAGGAGCGCGTCAACCGGGGCGAAGATGTGGATCTTAAGAGCGTCAATGTCCACGTAATAGCCGGCCTGCTGAAGAGTTTCCTGCGTGATCTCGCCGAGCCGCTGCTCACGTTCGAGCTGTACGAGGATGTAACTCGATTCCTAGACTGGCCCAAGGAGGAGCGTTCGCGGAACGTGACCCAACTGATACGCGAAAAACTGCCAGAGGAGAACTATGAACTGTTCAAGTACATTGTAGAGTTCCTGGTCAGGGTGATGGACTGCGAGGACCTTAACAAAATGACCTCCTCCAACCTGGCCATCGTGTTCGGTCCCAATTTCCTGTGGTCGCGCAGCACCAGCACCTCCCTGGAGGAGATTGCCCCCATCAATGCTTTCGTCGACTTCGTGCTGCAGAACCACAAGGACATCTACTTGATCGACGTCAATCAGCGCACTGTGTCCGTCGATTAA
- the RhoGAP68F gene encoding rho GTPase-activating protein 68F isoform X2 has product MDDHSRFAPRLPGPAINPIVDNSDEPQPSLSDLHDFEPKLEFDDTELLAPSPLENVMVGDFVLADDPELEPEEDVNPLEDDFEDQLREQSENFQAPRNKCDFLGTDKQGRHIFGIYASRFPEKSQLEGFVREIIKEIEPFVENDYILVYFHQGLQEDNKPSTQFLWNSYKELDRKFRKNLKTLYVVHPTWFIRIIWNFFSPFISDKFRKKLVYISSLDELRQALGLNKLKLPDNICDLDDKLNPSRKPSTPPPSTSINASRQQQHKMATTHQFGVPLKFIVVNSPCLNSIPPIVRKCVDSLSITGVIDTEGIFRRSGNHSEIMALKERVNRGEDVDLKSVNVHVIAGLLKSFLRDLAEPLLTFELYEDVTRFLDWPKEERSRNVTQLIREKLPEENYELFKYIVEFLVRVMDCEDLNKMTSSNLAIVFGPNFLWSRSTSTSLEEIAPINAFVDFVLQNHKDIYLIDVNQRTVSVD; this is encoded by the exons ATGGACGACCATTCACGTTTCGCACCGAGATTACCAG GTCCAGCCATCAATCCTATCGTCGATAACTCGGATGAGCCGCAGCCCAGTCTCTCCGATCTGCATGACTTTGAGCCGAAGCTAGAGTTCGACGATACCGAGCTGTTGGCCCCATCGCCCCTGGAAA ATGTTATGGTCGGCGATTTCGTCCTGGCCGATG ATCCAGAACTAGAGCCCGAAGAAGATGTAAATCCTTTGGAGGACGATTTTGAGGACCAACTCAGGGAACAGTCGGAGAACTTTCAGGCGCCCAGAAACAAATGCGATTTCCTGGGTACCGACAAACAGGGTCGTCATATCTTTGGCATTTATGCATCTCGCTTTCCCGAAAAGTCCCAGCTCGAGGGTTTCGTGCG TGAGATTATCAAAGAGATTGAACCATTTGTGGAGAACGACTATATACTGGTCTATTTCCACCAAGGCCTTCAAGAGGACAACAAACCATCCACTCAGTTCCTTTGGAACTCGTACAAGGAGCTTGATCGCAAGTTTCGCAAGAACCTGAAGACGCTGTATGTGGTGCATCCGACGTGGTTCATCCGGATCATCTGGAACTTCTTCAGCCCCTTCATCAGCGATAAGTTCCGCAAGAAGCTAGTCTACATCTCAAGCCTGGACGAGCTGCGCCAGGCGCTCGGCCTAAACAAGCTGAAGCTACCGGACAACATTTGCGATCTGGACGACAAACTGAACCCCAGCCGGAAGCCATCGACGCCGCCACCTAGCACCAGCATAAATGCATcccggcagcagcagcacaaaATGGCGACGACGCATCAATTCGGGGTGCCCCTGAAATTCATCGTGGTGAACAGTCCCTGCCTGAACTCCATTCCGCCTATTGTGCGCAAGTGCGTGGACTCGCTGTCCATTACGGGTGTGATCGATACGGAGGGCATATTCCGACGATCGGGTAACCACTCGGAGATCATGGCGCTTAAGGAGCGCGTCAACCGGGGCGAAGATGTGGATCTTAAGAGCGTCAATGTCCACGTAATAGCCGGCCTGCTGAAGAGTTTCCTGCGTGATCTCGCCGAGCCGCTGCTCACGTTCGAGCTGTACGAGGATGTAACTCGATTCCTAGACTGGCCCAAGGAGGAGCGTTCGCGGAACGTGACCCAACTGATACGCGAAAAACTGCCAGAGGAGAACTATGAACTGTTCAAGTACATTGTAGAGTTCCTGGTCAGGGTGATGGACTGCGAGGACCTTAACAAAATGACCTCCTCCAACCTGGCCATCGTGTTCGGTCCCAATTTCCTGTGGTCGCGCAGCACCAGCACCTCCCTGGAGGAGATTGCCCCCATCAATGCTTTCGTCGACTTCGTGCTGCAGAACCACAAGGACATCTACTTGATCGACGTCAATCAGCGCACTGTGTCCGTCGATTAA
- the LOC108013453 gene encoding protein KRI1 homolog, which produces MNNNLFEGSDDDGEDLQLSTNKDYAKTYNILRKKELLQKYKDRGLDVSESEFDSDSSSSEEDEVDPKFDQDFFKTLSSLKSKDPRIYDKDARFFNESSSDEEDKDEESSKKKKKTKPVTLKDYERKVILEHNGKFESSDEEQQEKEQEELQRAQSPTAVEEERRLKAEFRSVMNQEDDGEDEEFGGIFKKRSKTKEQTAAEEADFAKWLAGKQEEIEQTDKEQLEPLKQYWNSSKLTQGESFLRDYILNKGYANTDASAIPTYDEIVGETAPLSEDEQELEKQAEFEHKYNFRFEEPDADFIKRYPRTIEQSIRRTDDKRKEKRKELKDRKEQEKQQKMKELDLIKEIKRKEIEEKIRKLKAVTGNDELGFRDEELEEDFDPAAHDRRMQELFDDEYYNVDEGEEKPECPSDIDELVLEDWDNYDPRQHTNEGGEEYDGHCEDEDFNMDCDYDPSTSKQQLQQELIENTRGRKGRKGRRNRFMEMIQAEKPAFNPEDEKTYSEYIDEYYQMDCEDIVGDQPCRFKYVETTPNDFGLTIEEILLAKNKELNQWASLKKAVQNRPEHVEKKEQRLYKMKAKNEDLKRKIFKSLYGEGSDDEDQPAEETPETKPAEASVPTETSQATTEVLSKSKRKRLKRKAAASAAASSPLVPKEEPKPATEDNQAEEIKKEDDPLSKKIKNETETFTQKTEITKPNNTFGNNKKEPKNAENGFKKTQKQTPNKQEQTKSNKTIKNMEGAPIKTEKSNGNNPFNKQNGKPNQRQQLPPIHKNQGDNTKSPKNATGANPFKKSNQKASGPFPAKKTNNFKAKNKINNSTNGITDDRLKAYGINPRKFHKREKYGKKDK; this is translated from the exons atgaATAATAATCTGTTCGAGGGATCCGATGACGATGGGGAGGACCTGCAGTTGTCCACCAACAAGGACTATGCCAAGACCTACAACATCCTGCGCAAAAAGGAGCTGCTACAGAAAT ATAAAGATCGTGGCTTGGATGTATCCGAGTCGGAATTCGATAGCGATAGCTCGTCCTCCGAGGAGGACGAGGTGGACCCCAAATTCGACCAGGACTTCTTCAAGACACTTTCCTCGCTGAAGAGTAAAGATCCACGGATTTACGACAAGGACGCGAGATTCTTTAATGAATCCTCCAGCGATGAAGAGGACAAGGATGAGGAGTCCTcaaagaaaaagaagaaaacTAAGCCGGTTACATTAAAGGACTACGAAAGAAAGGTGATCCTCGAGCACAATGGCAAGTTCGAGAGTTCAGATGAGGAGCAGCAGGAGAAGGAGCAAGAGGAACTCCAGAGGGCCCAGTCACCCACTGCCGTGGAGGAGGAGAGGCGTCTTAAGGCCGAGTTCCGGAGTGTGATGAACCAGGAGGACGATGGCGAGGATGAGGAGTTTGGCGGTATCTTTAAGAAGCGCAGCAAGACCAAGGAGCAAACGGCTGCCGAGGAGGCGGACTTTGCCAAGTGGTTGGCGGGAAAGCAGGAGGAAATTGAGCAAACCGACAAGGAGCAGTTGGAACCCCTAAAGCAGTACTGGAACAGCAGTAAGCTGACGCAGGGCGAGAGTTTCCTCAGGGACTACATCTTGAACAAGGGCTATGCCAACACGGATGCGTCCGCCATTCCCACGTACGATGAGATCGTTGGCGAAACTGCACCACTTTCCGAGGACGAGCAGGAACTGGAGAAGCAGGCCGAGTTTGAACACAAGTACAATTTCCGCTTTGAAGAACCGGATGCGGACTTTATCAAGCGCTATCCACGCACCATCGAACAATCCATTCGTCGCACGGATGACAAGAGGAAAGAAAAACGCAAGGAGCTTAAGGACCGCAAGGAACAGGAGAAGCAACAGAAGATGAAGGAACTAGACCTCATCAAGGAAATAAAGCGCAAGGAGATCGAGGAGAAGATACGAAAACTGAAAGCCGTCACGGGCAACGATGAACTCGGTTTCCGGGACGAAGAACTCGAGGAGGACTTCGATCCGGCGGCCCACGATCGTCGAATGCAGGAGCTCTTCGACGATGAGTACTACAACGTGGATGAGGGCGAGGAGAAGCCCGAATGCCCTTCGGACATCGACGAGTTGGTGCTGGAAGATTGGGACAACTACGATCCCAGGCAGCATACCAATGAGGGCGGTGAAGAGTACGATGGACACTGCGAGGACGAGGACTTCAATATGGACTGTGACTACGATCCGTCCACGTCTAAGCAGCAACTTCAACAAGAGCTTATCGAAAACACGCGCGGTCGCAAAGGACGCAAGGGCAGGCGGAATCGCTTCATGGAGATGATCCAGGCGGAGAAACCGGCATTCAATCCCGAGGACGAGAAGACCTACAGTGAGTACATCGACGAGTACTACCAAATGGACTGCGAGGACATCGTTGGAGATCAGCCGTGTAGATTTAAATATGTGGAAACCACACCGAATGATTTTGGTCTGACGATAGAAGAG ATCTTGCTGGCCAAGAACAAGGAGCTCAACCAGTGGGCTAGCCTTAAGAAAGCTGTCCAAAACAGGCCGGAACATGTAGAGAAAAAGGAGCAACGTCTTTACAAGATGAAGGCCAAGAACGAAGACCTAAAGCGAAAGATATTCAAGAGCCTGTATGGCGAAGG ATCTGATGATGAGGATCAGCCCGCAGAAGAGACACCAGAGACGAAACCAGCTGAAGCGTCAGTTCCAACTGAAACTTCTCAAGCCACAACGGAAGTCTTATCTAAATCAAAGAGGAAACGTCTTAAGAGGAAGGCTGCCGCATCAGCAGCAGCCAGTTCCCCACTGGTCCCAAAAGAGGAACCCAAGCCAGCGACAGAGGACAACCAGGCAGAGGAAATCAAAAAGGAGGACGATCCACTTTctaaaaagattaaaaatGAAACTGAGACCTTCACACAGAAGACAGAAATTACGAAACCCAACAATACCTTTGGAAATAACAAAAAAGAACCGAAAAATGCAGAAAATGGATtcaaaaaaacccaaaaacaaACTCCAAATAAACAGGAACAGACAAAGTCCAACAAAACTATCAAAAACATGGAAGGTGCCCCTATAAAAACCGAAAAGTCAAATGGAAATAACCCGTTTAACAAACAAAATGGAAAACCCAACCAGAGACAACAGCTGCCACCAATTCATAAAAACCAAGGAGACAATACAAAATCTCCCAAGAATGCAACAGGTGCCAATCCCTTCAAGAAATCCAACCAAAAAGCGAGCGGTCCCTTCCCAGCCAAGAAAACGAATAACTTCAAGgcgaaaaacaaaataaacaataGCACCAATGGAATAACAGACGATCGATTGAAGGCTTACGGCATAAATCCTAGAAAGTTCCACAAACGGGAAAAGTATGGGAAGAAAGATAAGTAA
- the RhoGAP68F gene encoding rho GTPase-activating protein 68F isoform X1 → MDDHSRFAPRLPGPAINPIVDNSDEPQPSLSDLHDFEPKLEFDDTELLAPSPLEKDVMVGDFVLADDPELEPEEDVNPLEDDFEDQLREQSENFQAPRNKCDFLGTDKQGRHIFGIYASRFPEKSQLEGFVREIIKEIEPFVENDYILVYFHQGLQEDNKPSTQFLWNSYKELDRKFRKNLKTLYVVHPTWFIRIIWNFFSPFISDKFRKKLVYISSLDELRQALGLNKLKLPDNICDLDDKLNPSRKPSTPPPSTSINASRQQQHKMATTHQFGVPLKFIVVNSPCLNSIPPIVRKCVDSLSITGVIDTEGIFRRSGNHSEIMALKERVNRGEDVDLKSVNVHVIAGLLKSFLRDLAEPLLTFELYEDVTRFLDWPKEERSRNVTQLIREKLPEENYELFKYIVEFLVRVMDCEDLNKMTSSNLAIVFGPNFLWSRSTSTSLEEIAPINAFVDFVLQNHKDIYLIDVNQRTVSVD, encoded by the exons ATGGACGACCATTCACGTTTCGCACCGAGATTACCAG GTCCAGCCATCAATCCTATCGTCGATAACTCGGATGAGCCGCAGCCCAGTCTCTCCGATCTGCATGACTTTGAGCCGAAGCTAGAGTTCGACGATACCGAGCTGTTGGCCCCATCGCCCCTGGAAA AAGATGTTATGGTCGGCGATTTCGTCCTGGCCGATG ATCCAGAACTAGAGCCCGAAGAAGATGTAAATCCTTTGGAGGACGATTTTGAGGACCAACTCAGGGAACAGTCGGAGAACTTTCAGGCGCCCAGAAACAAATGCGATTTCCTGGGTACCGACAAACAGGGTCGTCATATCTTTGGCATTTATGCATCTCGCTTTCCCGAAAAGTCCCAGCTCGAGGGTTTCGTGCG TGAGATTATCAAAGAGATTGAACCATTTGTGGAGAACGACTATATACTGGTCTATTTCCACCAAGGCCTTCAAGAGGACAACAAACCATCCACTCAGTTCCTTTGGAACTCGTACAAGGAGCTTGATCGCAAGTTTCGCAAGAACCTGAAGACGCTGTATGTGGTGCATCCGACGTGGTTCATCCGGATCATCTGGAACTTCTTCAGCCCCTTCATCAGCGATAAGTTCCGCAAGAAGCTAGTCTACATCTCAAGCCTGGACGAGCTGCGCCAGGCGCTCGGCCTAAACAAGCTGAAGCTACCGGACAACATTTGCGATCTGGACGACAAACTGAACCCCAGCCGGAAGCCATCGACGCCGCCACCTAGCACCAGCATAAATGCATcccggcagcagcagcacaaaATGGCGACGACGCATCAATTCGGGGTGCCCCTGAAATTCATCGTGGTGAACAGTCCCTGCCTGAACTCCATTCCGCCTATTGTGCGCAAGTGCGTGGACTCGCTGTCCATTACGGGTGTGATCGATACGGAGGGCATATTCCGACGATCGGGTAACCACTCGGAGATCATGGCGCTTAAGGAGCGCGTCAACCGGGGCGAAGATGTGGATCTTAAGAGCGTCAATGTCCACGTAATAGCCGGCCTGCTGAAGAGTTTCCTGCGTGATCTCGCCGAGCCGCTGCTCACGTTCGAGCTGTACGAGGATGTAACTCGATTCCTAGACTGGCCCAAGGAGGAGCGTTCGCGGAACGTGACCCAACTGATACGCGAAAAACTGCCAGAGGAGAACTATGAACTGTTCAAGTACATTGTAGAGTTCCTGGTCAGGGTGATGGACTGCGAGGACCTTAACAAAATGACCTCCTCCAACCTGGCCATCGTGTTCGGTCCCAATTTCCTGTGGTCGCGCAGCACCAGCACCTCCCTGGAGGAGATTGCCCCCATCAATGCTTTCGTCGACTTCGTGCTGCAGAACCACAAGGACATCTACTTGATCGACGTCAATCAGCGCACTGTGTCCGTCGATTAA
- the Atg12 gene encoding autophagy protein 12-like, translated as MADTPESQAALSTSTSTPVDKDGSKICILLNATGNVPIIKKRTWTVDPNKTVSWIQKFIHKFLKLDASEQIFLYVNQTFAPAPDQIIKNLYECHGTNGKLVLYYCKNQAWG; from the exons ATGGCAGACACACCAGAATCCCAGGCTGCATTGAGCACTTCCACCTCCACGCCCGTTGATAAGGATGGTTCTAAGA TTTGTATCCTTCTGAACGCCACTGGCAATGTGCCAATCATCAAGAAGCGAACCTGGACCGTGGATCCCAACAAAACCGTCAGCTGGATCCAGAAATTCATCCACAAGTTCCTTAAACTTGATGCCAGCGAGCAGATT TTCCTCTACGTTAATCAGACTTTCGCACCCGCCCCGGATCAGATAATCAAGAACCTGTACGAGTGCCATGGAACCAATGGCAAATTGGTGCTCTACTACTGCAAGAATCAGGCGTGGGGCTAA
- the ND-SGDH gene encoding NADH dehydrogenase [ubiquinone] 1 beta subcomplex subunit 5, mitochondrial: MVGWSHLLSPAAKFASFRAVLQEPACRNALQQQLRQMSGDHGHHHMTIKPSRFQWDKFKDLMHFYVMLGVIPVTALVLYANIFVGPAQLAEIPEGYVPKHWEYEKHPISRFISRYMLNSEQQNYEKSLHYLYEENEKAQIRLLEDEVRRKMSERNDYQAYYYRPSVAKYHRVSKEAADELEALRGD, from the exons ATGGTTGGTTGGAGCCATTTGCTGTCGCCGGCGGCGAAGTTCGCCAGCTTCCGGGCTGTCCTGCAGGAACCCGCCTGCCGGAATG CCCTGCAGCAACAGCTGCGCCAGATGAGCGGTGATCATGGACACCACCACATGACCATCAAGCCATCGCGCTTCCAGTGGGACAAGTTCAAGGATCTGATGCACTTTTACGTAATGCTCGGCGTGATTCCAGTGACCGCCTTGGTTCTCTATGCGAACATCTTCGTGGGACCCGCGCAGCTGGCGGAGATTCCCGAGGGTTACGTGCCCAAGCACTGGGAGTACGAGAAG CACCCCATTTCGCGCTTCATTTCCCGCTACATGTTGAACTCGGAGCAGCAAAATTACGAGAAATCCCTGCACTATCTCTACGAGGAGAACGAAAAAGCCCAGATTCG TCTCCTTGAGGACGAAGTTCGTCGCAAGATGTCCGAGCGCAACGACTACCAGGCCTACTACTACCGACCATCGGTGGCGAAGTACCACAGGGTTTCCAAAGAGGCTGCCGACGAGCTGGAAGCCCTGCGTGGAGACTAG